A genomic region of Mycobacterium sp. Aquia_213 contains the following coding sequences:
- a CDS encoding SDR family NAD(P)-dependent oxidoreductase, whose protein sequence is MSDQGQLARRAAVVSGGSRGIGRAVVELLGELGVGVVVNGRDADAVAETVAAVTASGGRATAVVGAADDEAVAVALVDTCRDAFGRFDILINCAGIAEPPGSSILDITPDEFHRLIDAHVGTVFHTCRVAARAMVAQGHGTIVNTSSVAFLGDYGGTGYPAGKGAVNGLTVAIAAELKAKGVRANVVCPGARTRLSTGAEYEKHIADLHRRGLLDDVTMQASLDSAPPAFVAPLYAYLASDLARDVTGQILVAAGGFVGRFDRPTPSLLGYRDHHDAEPWGIEDLHKMIGARG, encoded by the coding sequence ATGAGCGACCAGGGCCAGCTGGCCCGGCGCGCTGCGGTGGTTTCCGGGGGTAGCCGTGGCATTGGCCGCGCGGTCGTCGAACTACTGGGCGAACTGGGCGTCGGCGTCGTCGTCAACGGTCGTGACGCCGATGCCGTGGCGGAAACCGTCGCGGCGGTCACGGCATCCGGCGGGCGAGCCACCGCGGTGGTCGGAGCCGCGGACGACGAGGCCGTCGCCGTGGCGCTGGTCGACACCTGCCGCGACGCGTTCGGGCGATTCGACATCCTGATCAACTGCGCCGGGATTGCCGAGCCGCCCGGATCTTCGATCCTGGACATCACGCCCGACGAGTTCCATCGGTTGATCGACGCCCACGTCGGCACGGTGTTTCACACCTGCCGGGTCGCGGCGCGCGCGATGGTCGCGCAGGGACACGGGACGATCGTCAACACCAGCTCGGTGGCCTTTCTCGGCGATTACGGCGGTACCGGCTACCCCGCGGGCAAGGGTGCGGTCAACGGCTTGACGGTGGCCATCGCCGCGGAGCTGAAAGCCAAAGGCGTGCGGGCCAACGTGGTGTGCCCCGGCGCGCGGACGCGACTGTCCACCGGAGCCGAGTACGAAAAGCACATCGCGGATTTGCACCGCCGTGGATTGCTGGACGACGTGACCATGCAAGCCTCGCTGGATAGTGCTCCGCCCGCGTTTGTGGCCCCGCTCTACGCCTATCTCGCAAGCGATCTGGCGCGTGATGTGACGGGCCAGATCCTGGTTGCCGCAGGCGGATTCGTCGGCCGCTTCGATCGGCCCACGCCGTCCCTGCTGGGGTATCGCGACCACCATGACGCCGAGCCGTGGGGGATCGAAGACCTGCACAAGATGATTGGCGCGCGCGGCTAG
- a CDS encoding SigB/SigF/SigG family RNA polymerase sigma factor, protein MTEVLAPPRPTRSASSRKDDSYDDVIEMFRALSALPAESHEYLRQRERIVTRCLPLADHVARHFGRRGESLEDLTQVARLGLMNAINRFDPDKGPSFIGFAIPTMMGEVRRYFRDFSWGMRVPRRLRELHVQIGRATADLAQKLGRAPTARELSEELGVAHSEIVECLVAGDAYQLDSLDAPMGADGSGRARLVADTVGGIDPQIDHITNREAVRSLIAELPEREREVLHMRFFESMTQSHIAKRIGVSQMQVSRILANTLTTLRDQLE, encoded by the coding sequence ATGACCGAAGTCCTTGCTCCACCCCGGCCCACCCGGTCGGCCAGCAGTCGGAAAGACGATTCCTACGACGACGTCATCGAGATGTTCCGGGCGCTGAGCGCCCTGCCGGCCGAATCGCACGAATACCTTCGTCAGCGCGAACGCATCGTGACCCGGTGCCTCCCGCTGGCTGACCACGTCGCTCGCCACTTCGGGCGACGCGGTGAAAGTCTCGAGGACCTCACCCAAGTCGCGCGGTTGGGGCTGATGAACGCCATCAACCGGTTCGACCCCGACAAGGGGCCCAGTTTTATCGGGTTCGCGATTCCCACCATGATGGGCGAGGTTCGGCGCTATTTCCGCGATTTCAGCTGGGGCATGCGGGTGCCACGCCGGCTGCGTGAACTGCACGTCCAAATTGGCAGGGCGACAGCGGATTTGGCCCAGAAGCTGGGCCGGGCCCCGACCGCCCGCGAGCTGTCGGAGGAGCTCGGAGTCGCTCACAGCGAGATCGTCGAATGCCTCGTCGCCGGCGACGCCTACCAGCTGGACTCCCTGGACGCGCCGATGGGCGCCGACGGATCCGGTCGGGCACGCCTGGTGGCCGACACGGTCGGTGGCATCGACCCCCAGATCGACCACATCACCAACCGCGAAGCGGTGCGCTCCCTGATAGCCGAACTCCCGGAGCGCGAACGGGAGGTTCTGCACATGCGGTTCTTCGAATCGATGACACAGAGCCACATCGCGAAGCGCATCGGGGTGTCTCAGATGCAGGTGTCGCGCATTCTGGCGAATACCCTGACCACCCTGCGTGACCAGCTGGAATAG
- a CDS encoding TetR/AcrR family transcriptional regulator: MFTEAVKAERTARSDRSMGTREAILSAAEWLFAERGMYAVSNRQISEGAGQGNNAAACYHFGTRTELLRAIEGKHREPIEELRAQMLDDIGDSTELRDWVSTLVRPLTDHLAALGAPSWYARFAAQAMADPTYHHVVTKDALMSPRLVQTIDGINRCLPDLPKRVRSERIVMVRNLLMHTCAEHEGALAEHGPRSRSSWPVAGEGLIDAIVGLWRAPVHVSAAGD, encoded by the coding sequence GTGTTCACTGAGGCGGTGAAAGCCGAGCGAACAGCGCGCTCCGACAGATCGATGGGTACGCGAGAGGCGATCTTGTCGGCGGCCGAATGGTTGTTTGCCGAGCGCGGAATGTATGCCGTGTCCAACCGGCAGATCAGCGAAGGGGCCGGGCAGGGCAACAACGCCGCGGCTTGCTATCACTTCGGTACCCGGACCGAATTGTTGCGCGCAATCGAAGGCAAACACCGCGAGCCGATCGAAGAACTCCGCGCGCAGATGCTGGACGATATCGGCGATTCGACCGAGCTGCGGGACTGGGTGAGCACCCTGGTGCGACCGCTCACCGACCATCTGGCCGCGCTGGGTGCGCCCAGTTGGTATGCGCGTTTCGCCGCACAGGCGATGGCCGACCCGACCTATCACCACGTCGTCACCAAAGACGCCCTGATGTCACCGAGGTTGGTGCAGACCATCGACGGCATCAACCGATGCCTGCCCGACCTGCCCAAGCGAGTGCGATCCGAGCGGATCGTCATGGTCCGAAATCTGCTGATGCACACCTGCGCCGAGCACGAAGGCGCACTGGCCGAGCACGGGCCGCGATCGCGTTCCAGTTGGCCGGTCGCCGGCGAGGGATTGATCGACGCGATCGTCGGGTTGTGGCGCGCGCCGGTCCATGTGAGCGCGGCGGGCGACTGA
- a CDS encoding cytochrome P450, protein MTDISTDPATDIPDFPMTRAAGCPFAPPPESLALNATKQLSRVRIWDGSTPWLIHGYDAIRSLFTDSRTSVDDRLPGYPHWNEGMLATVHKRPRSVFTSDAEEHTRYRRMLSKPFTFKRVEGLRPAVQKIADERIDALLAGPKPGDIVSTLALAVPTLVISEMLGVPYEDADFFQEQAHRGTGRYATEEDTAQGAASLAKYMAKLIRTRMESPSEDLVSDLAERVNAEEISVREATQLALGVLIAGHETTANMISLSIAALLEHPDQRQLLCETDDPKAIANAVEELMRYLSIIQTGQRRIAVEDIEIGGETIRAGEGIILDVAPANWDNRQFPNADRLDLARDDGAHVGFGYGRHQCVGQQLARMELQIVLPTLLRRVPTLQLAVPVEELPFKHDTLAYGVYELPVTW, encoded by the coding sequence ATGACCGACATCTCAACTGATCCAGCTACCGACATTCCGGACTTCCCGATGACGCGGGCTGCGGGCTGCCCGTTCGCTCCTCCCCCGGAATCGTTGGCGCTCAACGCAACCAAACAGCTGAGCAGGGTGCGGATCTGGGACGGCAGCACACCGTGGTTGATCCACGGCTACGACGCGATCCGGTCGCTGTTCACCGATTCACGCACCAGCGTCGACGACCGGTTGCCCGGCTATCCACACTGGAACGAGGGAATGCTGGCGACGGTGCACAAACGCCCGCGCTCGGTGTTCACCTCCGACGCCGAAGAGCACACCCGCTACCGCCGGATGTTGTCAAAGCCCTTTACTTTCAAGCGTGTCGAGGGGCTGCGCCCGGCAGTGCAGAAGATCGCCGACGAGCGCATCGACGCGCTGCTGGCAGGTCCTAAGCCCGGTGACATCGTCAGCACATTGGCGCTGGCCGTCCCGACGCTGGTGATCAGCGAGATGCTGGGCGTGCCTTACGAGGACGCGGATTTCTTCCAGGAACAAGCGCACCGGGGCACTGGGCGCTACGCAACCGAAGAGGACACCGCCCAGGGTGCCGCGTCATTGGCTAAATACATGGCCAAGCTGATTCGGACCAGGATGGAAAGTCCGTCGGAGGATCTGGTGTCCGATCTGGCGGAGCGGGTCAACGCCGAAGAGATCAGCGTGCGCGAGGCCACCCAACTGGCACTCGGCGTGCTGATCGCGGGCCACGAGACCACCGCGAACATGATCAGCCTCAGTATCGCCGCCCTGCTCGAGCATCCCGATCAACGACAGTTGTTGTGCGAGACCGATGATCCGAAGGCGATCGCGAACGCGGTCGAGGAGCTGATGCGCTACCTGAGCATCATCCAAACCGGCCAGCGTCGCATCGCCGTCGAGGACATCGAAATCGGGGGCGAGACGATCCGTGCGGGTGAGGGCATCATTCTCGATGTCGCACCGGCGAATTGGGATAACCGCCAGTTCCCCAACGCCGACCGGCTGGACCTGGCCCGCGACGATGGCGCACACGTCGGGTTCGGCTATGGCCGTCACCAATGCGTCGGACAGCAGTTGGCCCGCATGGAATTACAGATCGTGCTGCCCACGCTGCTGCGCCGGGTTCCGACCCTGCAGCTGGCCGTGCCGGTCGAGGAGCTTCCGTTCAAGCACGACACGTTGGCCTACGGCGTCTACGAGCTTCCCGTGACATGGTGA
- a CDS encoding SDR family oxidoreductase → MVKPDLTLAVPDLAGRLAVVTGANSGLGFGLAKRLAAADADVVMAIRSNAKGEAAIGEIRREVPAAKLSIKQLDLASLESVAALGQELTAEGRPIDVLINNAGVMTPPQRQETSDGFELQFGANHLGHFALTGHLLPLLRAAASARVVTVSSIAATQPKLTFDDPNARHGYKPMVSYGVAKLAQLMFAVELNRRSGQGGWGVMSNAAHPGLSKTNLLSGASYGRDKPTLQARLTQLTWRLLPFMWLDIDEGIKPTLYAAVSPDAEGGRYYGPRGFYETAGGGVTFAGVPRLVRNETEMQRLWQLSEELTGVTYPD, encoded by the coding sequence ATGGTGAAGCCGGATCTGACGCTGGCCGTGCCGGATCTGGCCGGCAGGCTCGCAGTCGTCACCGGGGCCAACAGCGGTCTGGGATTCGGCCTGGCGAAGCGATTGGCCGCCGCGGACGCCGACGTCGTGATGGCGATCCGGAGCAACGCCAAGGGCGAGGCCGCGATCGGCGAAATCCGTCGCGAGGTGCCCGCCGCCAAGCTCAGTATCAAGCAGCTGGATCTGGCGTCACTGGAAAGTGTTGCGGCACTGGGTCAAGAGCTGACAGCCGAGGGCCGGCCGATCGACGTCTTGATCAACAACGCCGGCGTGATGACCCCGCCACAGCGGCAGGAAACCAGCGACGGATTCGAGTTGCAGTTCGGCGCCAATCACCTGGGCCACTTTGCCCTCACCGGGCATCTGCTGCCGCTGCTGCGCGCCGCGGCGTCGGCGCGGGTCGTGACCGTCAGCAGCATCGCCGCCACCCAGCCGAAACTGACCTTCGACGACCCGAACGCCCGGCACGGCTACAAACCGATGGTCTCCTACGGTGTCGCCAAGCTGGCGCAGCTGATGTTCGCGGTCGAACTCAACCGGCGTAGCGGCCAGGGCGGCTGGGGCGTCATGTCCAACGCCGCGCACCCGGGGCTGAGCAAGACCAACCTGCTCAGCGGCGCATCGTATGGACGGGACAAACCGACGCTGCAAGCGCGGCTCACCCAATTGACCTGGCGGCTGCTGCCGTTCATGTGGCTTGACATCGACGAGGGCATCAAACCGACCCTCTACGCGGCGGTGTCGCCGGACGCCGAAGGGGGCCGCTACTACGGCCCGCGGGGCTTCTACGAAACCGCCGGGGGCGGAGTCACATTCGCCGGTGTCCCGCGGCTCGTCCGCAATGAAACAGAGATGCAACGACTGTGGCAGCTCTCCGAAGAACTCACCGGCGTCACCTACCCGGACTGA
- the car gene encoding carboxylic acid reductase: protein MAFVGRTDVKDPGAQQDQWERLARRRERLYAEDAQFTATRPDEHIAAAARAPGLRIGEVMATVLQGYADRPALGQRVREVVTDPATGRSRLNFLPRFETVSYADLWARVQAVAGDWHQHQQHPVRTGDFVCVLGFASIDYTVIECACIHLGAVVVPLQTSAPAAQHAPILTETQPRIFAVGIDNLESAVAAALTGTAPQRLIVFDYEARDDDQRASYQAARDRLAASGSGLVIETLDDVVVQGKSLPAPPLHVASADDDPLAWVFYTSGSTGTPKGAMFTESLCIGTWLAQSDQPVITLSYMPMSHLIGYGYVILTLANGGTSYFAAKSDLSTLFDDLAMVRPTSLSLVPRVCEMFYHHYQGELDRHSLTSGGSEDAAAELTTAIREQILGGRVLAVGCGSAALSPEIKEFMEIVLDQHLLIGYSSTEIAGGMIVADEHVLRPPVIDYKLLDVPELGYFNTDKPYPRGELAVKSARFMAGYYNRPDLTATMFDADGYYKTGDIMAEVGPDQLRYVDRRNNVIKLAQGEFVAVSRLEALYSTSPLIHQIYIYGNSERSFLLAVIVPIDAGIGTSAIAESLRHIARDNALNGYEIPRDFLIETEPFSLANGLLSGVGKFLRPKLKARYGERLEQLYAAMADDQLQQLRALRTGGADQPVLATVSRAVQATLGVPAADVSPEARFIDLGGDSLSALTFSTLLADIYGVDVPVGVVVDPTGDLLRIADHIERHRNSDVLGPSYASVHDSAGHEVSAADLRLDKFIDDDILKAAMLLPTPTSEIRTVLLTGSTGFLGRFLGLEWLQRLADSGGTLVCLTRGADAAHARQRIEAALDSDPKLLDRFRTLAEGHLEVVAGDIGEPGFGLDDTTWRRLTETVDLIVHPAAHVNHVLPYQQLFGPNVVGTAEVIRLAITAKLKPIHYISTLGVSAVAHQLVDEDTDIRRSVPACVVGDSYANGYGISKWAGEVLMREAHDLCGLPVAVFRPGMILADSRYAGQLNVPDIFTRLLFSLVATGVAPRSFYHAGDAKPHYEGLPVDFLADAIAAIGPRHGSSFTTYNTTNPHDDGISMDTFVDWIIAAGYPVEKIDDYKSWLTRFETAMGALPERQRAQSVLTVLDVYREPMLAIAGSPVPGAQFQSAVEQSGRAIPHVAQQLIEKYLADLEQIGVLTR from the coding sequence ATGGCGTTCGTCGGTCGCACTGACGTTAAAGATCCAGGCGCCCAGCAGGACCAGTGGGAACGGTTGGCACGTCGGCGCGAGCGCCTCTATGCCGAGGACGCGCAGTTCACCGCCACCCGCCCCGACGAGCACATCGCCGCCGCGGCGCGCGCGCCCGGGCTGCGGATCGGCGAGGTCATGGCCACGGTGTTGCAGGGCTACGCCGACCGGCCGGCCCTGGGACAGCGGGTTCGCGAAGTGGTTACCGATCCCGCGACCGGACGCTCGAGACTGAACTTCCTGCCGCGCTTTGAGACTGTCAGCTACGCCGATCTGTGGGCGCGTGTCCAAGCAGTGGCCGGTGATTGGCACCAGCACCAGCAGCATCCGGTGCGGACCGGCGATTTCGTCTGCGTGCTGGGCTTCGCCAGCATCGACTACACCGTGATCGAGTGCGCCTGCATTCACCTCGGCGCGGTGGTGGTGCCGCTGCAGACCAGCGCACCGGCCGCCCAGCACGCACCGATCCTCACCGAGACCCAACCGCGAATCTTCGCCGTCGGGATCGACAACCTCGAGAGTGCCGTCGCAGCGGCCCTGACCGGCACCGCGCCCCAGCGCCTGATCGTCTTCGACTACGAGGCCCGCGACGACGACCAGCGCGCCAGCTACCAGGCCGCTCGCGACCGGCTGGCCGCCTCGGGCAGCGGGCTGGTGATCGAAACACTCGATGATGTTGTGGTGCAAGGAAAGTCATTGCCGGCCCCGCCGCTGCACGTCGCCTCGGCCGACGACGACCCGCTGGCGTGGGTGTTCTACACCTCCGGCAGCACCGGCACACCCAAGGGCGCGATGTTCACCGAGAGCCTGTGCATCGGCACCTGGCTCGCGCAGTCCGATCAGCCCGTCATCACGTTGAGCTACATGCCGATGAGTCACCTGATCGGGTACGGCTACGTGATTTTGACCTTGGCCAACGGCGGCACCAGCTATTTCGCCGCCAAGAGCGACCTGTCCACCCTGTTCGACGATCTGGCGATGGTGCGGCCGACTTCGTTGAGCCTGGTGCCGCGGGTCTGCGAGATGTTCTACCACCACTATCAGGGCGAGCTGGACCGGCACAGCCTAACTTCAGGCGGGTCGGAGGACGCGGCCGCGGAACTGACCACCGCTATCCGCGAACAGATTCTCGGCGGCCGCGTGCTGGCGGTGGGCTGCGGATCGGCGGCGCTGTCCCCGGAAATCAAGGAGTTCATGGAGATCGTGCTCGACCAGCACCTGCTGATCGGCTATTCGTCCACCGAAATCGCGGGCGGGATGATCGTGGCCGACGAGCATGTGCTGCGACCGCCGGTGATCGACTACAAATTGCTCGACGTTCCCGAACTGGGCTACTTCAACACCGACAAGCCCTACCCCCGTGGGGAATTGGCGGTCAAATCGGCCCGCTTCATGGCGGGCTACTACAACCGCCCCGACCTGACGGCCACGATGTTCGATGCGGACGGTTACTACAAGACCGGCGACATCATGGCCGAAGTCGGTCCGGACCAATTGCGCTACGTTGACCGCCGCAACAACGTCATCAAACTTGCCCAGGGCGAGTTCGTCGCCGTTTCCCGGTTGGAGGCGTTGTACTCGACCAGCCCGTTGATCCACCAGATCTATATCTATGGCAACAGCGAACGTTCCTTCCTGCTCGCCGTGATCGTGCCCATCGATGCGGGTATCGGCACGTCGGCGATCGCCGAATCGCTGCGGCATATCGCGCGCGACAACGCGCTCAACGGCTACGAGATCCCCCGCGATTTCCTGATCGAGACCGAGCCGTTCAGCTTGGCCAACGGCCTGTTGTCCGGCGTCGGAAAATTCCTGCGGCCCAAGCTCAAAGCCCGATACGGCGAGCGCCTGGAGCAACTCTACGCGGCCATGGCCGACGACCAACTTCAGCAGCTGCGCGCGTTGCGCACCGGCGGCGCCGACCAGCCGGTGCTGGCGACTGTCAGCAGGGCCGTGCAGGCCACCCTGGGCGTGCCGGCGGCCGACGTCTCGCCGGAGGCCAGGTTCATCGATCTCGGTGGCGATTCGCTGTCCGCGCTGACCTTTTCGACCCTGTTGGCCGACATCTACGGGGTCGACGTTCCGGTGGGCGTGGTGGTGGACCCGACCGGGGATCTGCTTCGCATCGCCGACCACATTGAACGCCATCGCAATTCCGACGTGCTGGGGCCCAGCTACGCATCGGTGCACGACAGCGCCGGCCACGAGGTATCGGCCGCAGACCTGCGCCTGGACAAGTTCATCGACGACGACATTCTGAAGGCCGCGATGTTGTTGCCCACCCCCACCAGTGAGATCCGCACCGTTCTGCTCACCGGCTCGACGGGCTTCCTGGGGCGGTTCCTCGGCCTGGAATGGCTGCAACGACTGGCCGATTCGGGCGGCACCCTGGTGTGCCTGACGCGCGGCGCCGACGCCGCACATGCTCGCCAGCGCATCGAGGCGGCGCTGGATTCCGACCCCAAGCTGCTCGACCGCTTCCGGACCCTGGCCGAAGGCCATCTCGAGGTCGTGGCCGGCGACATCGGCGAACCCGGCTTCGGGCTCGACGACACGACCTGGCGGCGCCTGACCGAGACCGTCGACCTGATCGTGCATCCGGCTGCCCACGTCAACCACGTGCTGCCCTATCAGCAGTTGTTCGGCCCCAATGTCGTCGGCACCGCCGAAGTGATCCGGTTGGCGATCACCGCCAAACTCAAACCGATCCATTACATCTCCACGCTGGGCGTCAGCGCCGTGGCTCATCAGCTCGTGGATGAAGACACCGACATCAGGCGCTCGGTTCCCGCGTGTGTCGTCGGCGACAGCTACGCCAACGGGTACGGCATCAGCAAGTGGGCCGGCGAAGTGTTGATGCGCGAGGCACACGATCTGTGTGGGCTGCCCGTGGCGGTGTTCCGGCCGGGCATGATCCTCGCCGACAGCCGTTACGCGGGACAGCTCAACGTGCCGGACATCTTCACACGCCTGCTGTTCAGCCTGGTGGCCACCGGCGTTGCCCCGCGGTCGTTCTACCACGCCGGTGATGCCAAGCCGCACTACGAGGGCCTGCCGGTCGACTTCCTCGCCGATGCGATCGCCGCGATCGGACCCCGGCACGGCAGCAGCTTTACCACCTACAACACCACCAACCCGCACGACGACGGCATCTCGATGGACACGTTCGTCGACTGGATCATCGCGGCGGGTTACCCGGTCGAAAAGATCGACGATTACAAGAGTTGGCTGACCCGCTTCGAGACGGCAATGGGAGCGCTGCCCGAACGGCAGCGCGCCCAGTCGGTCCTCACCGTGCTGGACGTCTACCGTGAACCCATGCTCGCTATCGCCGGCTCACCGGTACCCGGCGCGCAATTCCAGTCCGCGGTCGAACAATCGGGTCGCGCGATCCCGCACGTCGCCCAACAACTGATCGAGAAGTACCTGGCCGACCTGGAACAGATCGGTGTGCTCACCCGGTGA
- a CDS encoding amidohydrolase family protein yields the protein MSSPAHTLYPQGMIGAPKHRHGQAAEFDTGLPPGTEVFSADNHISVADDIFYERFPDDLKDQAPRIWYEDGAYLLGQPGQSMVVGDFSAVLMQYDDLAGAATNNVEARIRELAEDGVDKELAFPNAVLALFHHPDHEIRERIFRVYNEHIAGVQERSDGRCYGVGLINWWDPRGARRTLTELKSLGLKTFLMPISPGNDENGQPIDYSSTAMSGVWDEIEEAGLPITHHIGESQPKFPSEVNSVAVAMMVNIDSFREMFSKYVFGGILDRHRRLRVGWFEGGIAWVPTALQDAEHVLASYQHMLGHLPEHDIRYYWNMHMCASFMVDGLGLRQIDEIGIDKVMWSSDYPHNESTFGYSERSLAAVVDAVGPEDAVRVVGGNIKKFLGI from the coding sequence ATGTCCAGCCCAGCCCACACTCTCTACCCGCAAGGCATGATCGGCGCACCGAAGCACCGGCACGGACAGGCCGCGGAATTCGACACCGGCCTGCCGCCCGGCACCGAGGTGTTCTCCGCCGACAACCACATTTCGGTGGCTGACGACATCTTCTACGAGCGCTTTCCCGACGACCTCAAAGATCAGGCACCCCGGATCTGGTATGAGGATGGCGCGTATCTGCTTGGCCAACCCGGACAATCGATGGTGGTCGGCGATTTCAGCGCGGTGCTGATGCAATACGACGATCTCGCGGGCGCGGCCACCAACAACGTCGAAGCACGGATTCGTGAGCTCGCCGAAGACGGCGTCGACAAGGAACTGGCCTTCCCCAACGCGGTGTTGGCGCTGTTCCACCACCCCGACCACGAGATTCGTGAGCGCATCTTCCGCGTCTACAACGAGCACATCGCCGGGGTTCAGGAGCGCTCGGACGGCCGTTGTTACGGAGTCGGGCTGATCAATTGGTGGGATCCGCGCGGCGCTCGTCGTACGCTGACCGAACTGAAATCGTTGGGGCTCAAGACATTTCTGATGCCGATCAGCCCCGGCAATGACGAAAACGGCCAGCCCATCGATTACTCCAGTACGGCGATGAGCGGGGTTTGGGACGAGATCGAAGAGGCCGGCCTGCCTATCACCCACCACATCGGCGAGAGTCAGCCGAAGTTTCCCAGCGAGGTCAACAGCGTCGCGGTCGCGATGATGGTCAACATCGACTCGTTTCGGGAGATGTTCTCCAAGTACGTCTTCGGCGGCATCCTGGACCGGCACCGGCGCCTTCGGGTCGGCTGGTTCGAGGGCGGAATAGCCTGGGTGCCAACGGCTCTGCAAGACGCCGAGCATGTCCTTGCGTCCTATCAACACATGCTGGGCCACCTTCCCGAGCACGATATCCGCTACTACTGGAACATGCACATGTGCGCCTCGTTCATGGTTGACGGCCTAGGCCTGCGACAGATCGACGAGATCGGAATCGACAAGGTGATGTGGTCGTCCGACTACCCGCACAACGAAAGCACGTTCGGCTATTCGGAGCGGTCGCTGGCAGCGGTGGTCGACGCCGTCGGCCCCGAGGATGCCGTGCGGGTTGTCGGCGGCAACATCAAGAAATTCCTGGGGATTTGA
- a CDS encoding M24 family metallopeptidase gives MTNTISARRSVLDAPDEPDLVRMRTEVGARLRSAMVEHGVDALILLMNGYVGYATGASWPLLDAGLSHVERPVAVVLADDVHPHLFMPLRSGASADAPVPDDHLHGPAYLEFDHGVEDFARQLAGLIPPGANVAVDELTGAMRRAGPTLFPAGPPTDAAIVVGAAQLVKTRDELACLRKAARITEHAIVDVQKALVPGVRQIDLSATFVRRAFELGATTNMLEAIWQVMPSSREAGVWTTHGDLALPLLPTDRELAAGDVLWTDISITYHGYCSDFGRTWIVGEQPTPRQQDQFRQWRTVLDAVLAMTKAGVTSGDLARTAIAANGGRKPWLPHFYLGHGIGTYPAEAPMIGTDLGEEFDDNFVFPPGMVLVLEPVMWEDGTGGYRSEEIVVITEDGYAPITDYPYTPYGD, from the coding sequence ATGACGAACACGATCTCTGCCCGCCGCTCGGTCCTCGACGCACCCGACGAGCCGGATTTGGTTCGCATGCGCACGGAGGTCGGGGCGCGGTTGCGCTCCGCGATGGTCGAGCACGGCGTTGACGCACTGATCCTGCTGATGAACGGCTACGTCGGATACGCGACGGGGGCCAGCTGGCCGCTGCTGGACGCGGGACTGTCGCACGTGGAGCGTCCGGTCGCGGTAGTGCTGGCCGATGACGTGCATCCGCACCTGTTCATGCCGTTGCGCAGCGGTGCGTCCGCGGATGCACCGGTACCGGACGACCATTTACACGGCCCCGCCTACCTCGAATTCGACCACGGCGTAGAAGATTTCGCGCGGCAACTGGCGGGGCTGATCCCGCCGGGAGCGAACGTCGCCGTCGACGAGCTCACCGGGGCAATGCGACGGGCGGGACCCACGCTCTTTCCCGCAGGCCCGCCGACGGATGCGGCCATCGTCGTCGGCGCCGCGCAATTGGTGAAGACCCGCGACGAGCTGGCCTGTCTGCGCAAGGCGGCCCGCATCACCGAGCACGCCATTGTCGACGTGCAGAAGGCCCTGGTGCCCGGCGTCCGGCAGATCGATCTCTCGGCCACCTTCGTGCGTCGTGCGTTCGAGCTCGGGGCCACCACCAACATGCTGGAAGCCATCTGGCAGGTGATGCCGAGTTCACGGGAAGCCGGGGTGTGGACCACCCACGGCGATCTCGCGCTCCCGCTGCTGCCCACCGACCGCGAACTGGCCGCCGGCGACGTGCTGTGGACCGACATCAGCATCACCTACCACGGATACTGCTCCGACTTCGGGCGCACCTGGATTGTCGGCGAGCAGCCCACACCCCGCCAACAAGACCAGTTCCGACAATGGCGAACCGTCCTGGACGCCGTCCTCGCCATGACCAAAGCCGGTGTCACATCAGGGGATTTGGCGCGCACCGCGATCGCCGCCAACGGCGGCCGCAAACCGTGGCTGCCGCATTTCTATCTGGGCCACGGTATCGGCACCTACCCCGCCGAAGCACCCATGATCGGCACTGATCTCGGCGAGGAGTTCGACGACAACTTCGTTTTTCCCCCCGGCATGGTTCTGGTTTTGGAGCCCGTGATGTGGGAGGACGGCACGGGAGGCTACCGCAGTGAGGAGATCGTGGTGATCACCGAAGACGGCTACGCGCCGATTACCGACTACCCCTATACGCCGTATGGCGACTGA